A single region of the Brachypodium distachyon strain Bd21 chromosome 3, Brachypodium_distachyon_v3.0, whole genome shotgun sequence genome encodes:
- the LOC100835860 gene encoding MEIOTIC F-BOX protein MOF has translation MDSRKRRRADGVDRLSELPDCLLLDILSRVGSRLAVQTSPLSRRWRHLWRDVPCADVDERDFSCSSGGGREFFDSFEYNGDSQEQRQRCSRFEDFADHVLSPSTSPLCPHRRLDAFRLRIESRCAYATTDRWVRRGLARSPAAVTIHGPGGTAGAVRWWISPSPSSSSSLGRLTKLHLVAVTIPPGCFVSSMGYVLGCPALEDLHMERCYAHGFHAISSPILRRLAVVSLWPYCHVAAADLPSLAYLRLVLLCRGDHAPAPEENQAPLPSVAEASIRLTELDYEYHRNKRERKKNKLDFLKTMCGLDISSFTTTALLEEESQEFPLLDHLRTLRLDDCELGVNFHALTSVLRNTPKLETLRLHRCKFLGSTPREDTFQTWWLDNYDSSVQEPEIDRDQEPAGRCASNPSTSNGGFQGNAHGTVAAGRQSEQCGGLGDGTTS, from the exons ATGGACTCGCgcaagcgccgccgcgccgacgGCGTCGACCGGCTGAGCGAGCTGCCAGACTGCCTGCTGCTGGACATCCTGTCGCGCGTGGGGTCCCGGCTGGCCGTGCAGACGAGCCCGCTCTCCCGCCGGTGGCGCCACCTCTGGCGCGACGTCCCCTGCGCCGACGTCGACGAGCGCGacttctcctgctcctccggcggcggccgagagTTCTTCGACTCGTTCGAATACAACGGCGACAGCcaggagcagcggcagcggtgtTCCCGCTTCGAGGACTTCGCGGACCACGTCCTCTCGCCGTCGACGTCGCCGCTGTGCCCGCACCGCCGGCTCGACGCCTTCCGCCTGCGCATCGAGAGCCGCTGCGCCTACGCCACCACCGACCGCTGGGTCCGCCGCGGGCTCGCCCGCTCCCCGGCCGCCGTCACCATCCACGGGCCCGGgggcaccgccggcgccgtccgcTGGTGGATCAGCCCGTCCccatcttcgtcttcctccttgggCCGCCTCACCAAGCTGCATCTCGTCGCGGTCACCATACCGCCGGGCTGCTTCGTCTCGTCCATGGGCTACGTCCTGGGCTGCCCGGCCCTCGAGGACCTGCACATGGAGCGCTGCTACGCCCACGGGTTCCACGCCATATCCTCGCCCATACTCAGGAGGCTCGCCGTCGTCAGCCTTTGGCCCTACTgccacgtcgccgccgccgatctcCCCAGCCTTGCGTACCTGCGCCTCGTCCTTCTCTGCCGCGGAGACCACGCGCCCGCCCCGGAGGAGAACCaggcgccgctgccgtcggTCGCCGAGGCCTCGATCCGGCTCACCGAGTTGGATTACGAGTACCATCGCAATAAGcgagaaaggaagaagaacaagctCGACTTCTTGAAGACCATGTGCGGCCTCGATATTTCCAGCTTCACCACCACG GCATTGCTAGAGGAGGAATCCCAAGAATTCCCTCTACTGGATCACCTGAGGACCTTGCGTCTCGACGATTGTGAGCTTGGAGTCAACTTCCACGCACTGACCAGCGTCCTTCGGAACACCCCTAAATTGGAGACACTCAGATTGCACCGATGCAAG TTTTTAGGCTCGACACCGAGGGAGGACACCTTCCAAACGTGGTGGCTCGACAACTATGACTCTTCAGTGCAAGAACCTGAAATTGATAGAGATCAAGAACCGGCAGGACGATGCGCCTCAAATCCTTCGACTTCTAACGGAGGTTTCCAAGGGAATGCCCATGGCACAGTGGCGGCGGGTCGACAGAGTGAGCAATGTGGCGGGCTTGGTGACGGTACAACTTCATAG
- the LOC100836166 gene encoding uncharacterized protein LOC100836166, with the protein MADFAIGLTRKAVEVTLGRVTSALEEEAEVKERVAKDLAFITGEFQMMQSFLGVVSNGDDDDQVLRTWVRQLRDLAFDVEDWVELVVHLDDDPWAWCRRVVAPLPPCLTQLVLRPRPLDEAADEIKLLKARVQEVSQRHTRYKLITTTSSSSDKPAAGASVVPAPPFTILREAWETAAECGLRLGLHDLITGTDADPGVISAWSSSAAGGPGAALVQGILIRAYGDPKVCQGFKRRAWVKLQTDHPNFVDRHDFCKKSLLAQFYPDDDGDHDQIDLQRLNKEKYLVILEQVSSVAQWDAIRKCLPPDTSNGSRIVVSTAQLGVALYCTGEPHTVLSDLSWSSDGQPLCAVFRNKNKKNGEKTARSAAFRQEKARDKKEHILGRASERKSLERRLQRKKVAFVSVWGIAGVGKSTLVRSIYHSQVPKKRFAMFSWVDVPAKFHLTDLSWHLLLDFHSNNSDNKEAAAIGIMEGQDPVQECCKILRQYRCLVVIDGLRSTHDWDLIKHAFSSVMHTNKSCIVVISNEKNVAEHVIRDIAGSQPLVIKCLPDDVSRTIFTEVPPKCIKGLAPGDGMDRLTVRAIAISGGLPKVIATLGRELESATSDRHAHNILDNYRRNDSLRGVFSWMQSYFDACSDSVKPCIFYVSVFPMKQDIRRRRLVTRWIAEGYSRDRFGGTAEDWDISGGRSDCATADENGEKYFSDLIALSIIQQFTTSNVCQINGFFHGYITSRPMEDNLVCALEGHCKLNSQRTGQHLTIRSDWDRDMKVFQSMDFTRLRSLTVFGKWESFFISDQMERLRVLDLEDADGVEDRHLEKMVKQLTRLKFLSLRGCKRINRLPGSLGGMRQLQTLDVRHTPIAILPPEICKLAMLQYIRAGNTKPWYEGDGIVRIQPRAGEDWKTTPLQEGDGIRGVEVPPGIGNLAALHTLGVVNVSRLLELEGLKKLTQLHRLKVSGIKRGNIKQFFCAISGHRHLESLSVRLEENMQPGILETVAPPPKTLRNLKLYGEHAHNLKLWIKLFQSVKFWDIEMVVTTGEDLRPLDELLVNKKKVLRRLCVKLVQDNLHLDLCLPDR; encoded by the exons ATGGCGGACTTCGCGATCGGGCTGACGAGGAAGGCCGTGGAGGTAACGCTGGGCAGGGTGACATCGGCCctagaggaggaggcggaggtgaaGGAGCGGGTGGCGAAAGATCTGGCCTTCATCACGGGCGAGTTCCAGATGATGCAGTCCTTCCTCGGTGTTGTCAGCaatggcgacgacgacgaccaggTGCTGCGGACCTGGGTGAGGCAGCTCCGCGACCTGGCCTTCGACGTCGAGGACTGGGTCGAGCTCGTCGTCCACCTCGACGACGACCCGTGGGCCTGGTGCCGGCGCGtggtggcgccgctgccgccctgCCTTACCCAGCTGGTGCTCCGGCCGCGGCCCCTGGACGAGGCCGCCGACGAGATCAAGCTGCTCAAGGCCCGGGTCCAGGAGGTCAGCCAGCGCCACACGCGCTACAAGCTCATCACTactacttcttcttcttccgataaaccggccgccggcgccagcgtcgtgccggcgccgcccttcACCATCCTACGCGAGGCGTGGGAGACCGCCGCCGAATGCGGCTTGCGGTTGGGCCTCCACGACTTGATCACCGGCACCGATGCTGATCCCGGCGTGATCTCGGCGTGGTCGTCGAGCGCTGCAGGAGGGCCAGGCGCCGCTCTTGTGCAAGGGATTTTGATCAGGGCGTACGGTGACCCCAAGGTCTGCCAGGGATTCAAGAGACGCGCGTGGGTGAAGCTGCAGACGGATCATCCTAATTTCGTCGACCGCCACGACTTTTGCAAGAAGAGCTTGCTTGCTCAATTCTaccccgacgacgacggcgatcATGATCAGATCGACTTGCAGCGGCTCAACAAGGAAAAGTACCTCGTCATCCTGGAACAAGTGTCCAGTGTGGCACAGTGGGATGCCATCAGAAAGTGCCTGCCGCCGGACACTAGCAACGGCAGCCGGATCGTTGTGTCCACGGCGCAATTAGGGGTTGCGCTTTACTGCACGGGGGAGCCGCACACAGTACTGTCCGACCTCTCATGGTCCTCTGATGGTCAACCTCTTTGCGCCGTCTTCAGGAACAAG AACAAGAAGAACGGAGAGAAAACGGCACGCTCTGCTGCATTTCGTCAAGAAAAGGCACGTGACAAGAAAGAACATATTCTTGGGCGTGCCTCTGAACGGAAAAGCCTTGAACGCCGTTTACAGCGGAAGAAGGTGGCATTTGTCTCCGTGTGGGGGATTGCTGGCGTCGGGAAATCAACTCTCGTCAGAAGCATCTACCACAGCCAGGTACCAAAAAAAAGGTTTGCAATGTTCAGCTGGGTGGACGTGCCTGCTAAATTTCATTTGACAGACTTGTCTTGGCACCTGCTTCTGGATTTTCATTCAAATAATTCTGATAACAAAGAAGCTGCAGCAATTGGTATCATGGAAGGCCAAGACCCAGTACAAGAGTGTTGCAAAATTCTGCGTCAGTACAGATGCCTCGTTGTTATTGATGGTCTACGGTCCACACATGACTGGGACTTGATTAAACACGCCTTCTCATCTGTGATGCACACTAACAAAAGCTGTATTGTTGTCAtttcaaatgaaaaaaatgtggCAGAGCACGTGATCAGGGATATAGCTGGTTCTCAGCCCCTCGTCATCAAATGTCTACCAGACGACGTGTCCCGTACAATCTTCACAGAG GTACCTCCGAAATGTATCAAGGGTTTGGCTCCCGGTGATGGCATGGACAGGCTCACAGTCCGTGCCATTGCTATTAGTGGTGGGCTTCCCAAAGTAATAGCTACTTTAGGCAGGGAATTGGAGTCGGCTACAAGTGACCGGCATGCGCACAATATTTTGGATAACTACAGAAGAAATGACAGTTTAAGGGGTGTATTTTCTTGGATGCAGTCGTACTTTGATGCTTGCTCAGATTCAGTCAAGCCATGTATTTTCTATGTGTCAGTTTTTCCTATGAAGCAAGACATCCGGCGAAGGCGTTTGGTTACGCGGTGGATCGCAGAGGGTTACTCGAGAGACAGATTTGGTGGTACTGCAGAGGACTGGGACATCTCCGGAGGCAGATCAGACTGTGCTACCGCGGATGAGAATGGGGAAAAATACTTCTCTGATCTCATCGCGTTAAGCATAATCCAGCAATTTACAACAAGCAATGTGTGCCAAATTAATGGTTTCTTCCATGGATACATCACCTCACGTCCAATGGAAGACAACCTTGTCTGTGCATTAGAAGGCCATTGCAAGCTGAACTCGCAACGCACAGGACAACACCTCACCATAAGGAGCGACTGGGACAGAGACATGAAGGTGTTTCAGAGCATGGACTTCACCCGGCTACGGTCTTTGACAGTGTTTGGGAAGTGGGAATCATTCTTCATTTCTGACCAGATGGAGCGGCTCCGGGTGCTGGATCTAGAAGACGCAGACGGCGTAGAAGACAGACATCTCGAGAAGATGGTGAAGCAACTGACGAGACTCAAGTTCCTCTCCCTACGAGGATGCAAAAGGATTAATCGTCTGCCGGGTTCATTGGGTGGCATGAGGCAGCTGCAGACTCTAGATGTCAGACACACCCCCATAGCCATTCTGCCACCGGAGATCTGTAAGCTAGCCATGCTACAATACATCCGTGCAGGCAACACTAAACCCTGGTATGAAGGTGATGGCATAGTCCGAATTCAACCAAGAGCAGGTGAGGACTGGAAAACAACGCCACTACAAGAAGGTGATGGTATCAGGGGTGTTGAGGTTCCTCCAGGGATTGGCAACCTGGCAGCATTACACACACTTGGTGTTGTCAATGTGAGTCGACTCCTAGAGCTGGAGGGGCTCAAGAAGCTTACTCAACTGCACAGACTCAAGGTGTCCGGCATAAAGAGGGGAAACATCAAGCAATTCTTTTGTGCCATCTCAGGTCACCGCCACCTGGAGTCCTTGTCGGTGCGTCTTGAGGAGAATATGCAGCCTGGAATCCTTGAAACTGTGGCGCCACCACCCAAGACCCTGAGGAACCTTAAGCTGTACGGGGAACATGCACACAACCTCAAACTCTGGATCAAGTTGTTTCAAAGtgtgaaattttgggatatCGAGATGGTCGTAACAACGGGAGAGGACCTACGACCCCTTGATGAATTATTGGTAAATAAGAAAAAAGTCTTGCGCCGTCTTTGTGTCAAGCTGGTTCAAGATAATCTTCACTTGGATCTGTGTTTGCCGGATCGTTAG